A window of the Streptomyces albireticuli genome harbors these coding sequences:
- a CDS encoding S8 family peptidase produces MASHKRAGKRRLVLAISAAAAVTAGATLLALPAGAAPAEGTVYGTDAKGAIDGSYIVLLKDGASAKGAHAIASSQDKKDLAARYGGKLNRSYDSAVHGFSASGLDSTEAKRLAADPSVAKVVQNHTFSINATQEAPPSWGLDRIDQADTKGDGKYDYPDGAGEGVTAYVIDTGVRVSHKDFGGRATSGFDAVDGDDNADDGNGHGTHVAGTIAGTAHGVAKKAKIVGVRVLDANGSGSTEQVVAGIDWVTKNHKGPSVANMSLGGGADEALDAAVQKAIASGVTFAVAAGNESADAGKGSPARVKEAITVASSTESDQQSDFSNFGASVDIYAPGSEITSDWNDSDTGTKTISGTSMATPHVVGAAAVYLSGHKDATPDQVAAALVQGATPDKISNPSAGTPNKLLKVVK; encoded by the coding sequence ATGGCATCACACAAGCGCGCCGGAAAGCGACGGCTCGTACTGGCGATATCCGCCGCGGCGGCCGTCACGGCAGGGGCCACCCTGCTCGCCCTGCCGGCCGGCGCCGCTCCCGCCGAGGGAACCGTCTACGGCACGGACGCCAAGGGCGCGATCGACGGCAGCTACATCGTCCTGCTGAAGGACGGCGCGAGTGCCAAGGGCGCCCACGCCATCGCTTCCTCGCAGGACAAGAAGGACCTCGCCGCCCGCTACGGCGGCAAGCTCAACCGCAGCTACGACTCGGCCGTCCACGGCTTCTCGGCCAGCGGCCTCGACTCCACCGAGGCCAAGCGGCTCGCCGCCGACCCGTCCGTCGCCAAGGTCGTGCAGAACCACACCTTCAGCATCAACGCCACCCAGGAGGCCCCACCCTCCTGGGGGCTGGACCGGATCGACCAGGCCGACACCAAGGGTGACGGCAAGTACGACTACCCGGACGGCGCCGGTGAGGGCGTGACCGCGTACGTCATCGACACCGGCGTCCGCGTCAGCCACAAGGACTTCGGCGGCCGCGCCACCTCGGGCTTCGACGCGGTCGACGGCGACGACAACGCCGACGACGGCAACGGCCACGGCACCCACGTGGCCGGCACCATCGCCGGAACCGCGCACGGCGTCGCCAAGAAGGCGAAGATCGTGGGCGTCCGGGTGCTCGACGCCAACGGATCCGGCTCCACCGAGCAGGTCGTCGCGGGCATCGACTGGGTCACCAAGAACCACAAGGGCCCCTCCGTCGCCAATATGAGCCTCGGCGGCGGCGCGGACGAGGCGCTCGACGCGGCCGTCCAGAAGGCCATCGCCTCCGGCGTCACCTTCGCCGTCGCGGCGGGCAACGAGTCCGCCGACGCCGGCAAGGGCTCCCCGGCCCGGGTGAAGGAGGCCATCACCGTCGCCTCCAGCACCGAGAGCGACCAGCAGTCCGACTTCTCCAACTTCGGCGCCTCGGTCGACATCTACGCCCCCGGCTCGGAGATCACCTCCGACTGGAACGACAGCGACACCGGCACCAAGACCATCTCCGGTACCTCCATGGCCACCCCGCACGTCGTGGGCGCCGCCGCGGTCTACCTGAGCGGTCACAAGGACGCGACCCCCGACCAGGTCGCGGCCGCCCTCGTCCAGGGCGCCACCCCGGACAAGATCTCCAACCCCAGCGCGGGCACGCCCAACAAGCTGCTGAAGGTCGTCAAGTAG
- a CDS encoding macrolide family glycosyltransferase codes for MNHPQPAHIAMFSIAAPGHVNPSLEVIRELVARGHRVTYAIPESFAGLVAGTGAEPVIYTSTLPTEADPDAWGSELIDHFELFLDDAIQVLPQLAAAYEGDEPDMVLYDITAYPARVLAHLWDVPIVQLCPNLVAWNGYEEEVGNALLDPIKRSPRGIAYYERFTGWLAEHGMDIHPDLFIGLPDRCLALIPRAMQPHADRVDEVRTTFTGPCRGDRSHQGAWERPAGAERVLLVSLGSTYTKQPAFYRECLAAFGDLPGWHVVLQIGKHVDPAELGTVPANVEIHRWVPQVSVLEQADAFITHAGMGGSQEGLACGVPMVAVPQAVDQFGNAALLEELGVGRHVPAERADARTLREAVLSLVDDPEVARRSARLKAELAAEGGTPRAADLVEAELERAVSVCS; via the coding sequence ATGAACCACCCGCAGCCTGCCCATATCGCCATGTTCAGCATCGCCGCCCCCGGGCACGTGAACCCCAGCCTGGAGGTGATCCGGGAGCTCGTCGCCCGGGGCCACCGCGTCACCTACGCCATCCCCGAGTCCTTCGCGGGGCTCGTCGCCGGCACCGGCGCCGAGCCGGTGATCTACACCTCGACCCTGCCGACCGAAGCGGACCCGGACGCCTGGGGCAGCGAGCTCATCGACCACTTCGAGCTGTTCCTCGACGACGCGATCCAGGTGCTGCCGCAGCTCGCCGCGGCGTACGAGGGCGACGAGCCGGACATGGTGCTCTACGACATCACGGCTTACCCGGCGCGGGTGCTGGCCCACCTCTGGGACGTGCCGATCGTCCAGCTCTGCCCGAACCTGGTCGCCTGGAACGGGTACGAGGAGGAGGTCGGGAACGCCCTGCTCGACCCGATCAAGCGGAGCCCGCGCGGTATCGCCTACTACGAGCGCTTCACCGGCTGGCTCGCCGAGCACGGCATGGACATCCACCCCGACCTCTTCATAGGCCTCCCCGACCGCTGTCTGGCCCTCATCCCGCGCGCCATGCAGCCGCACGCGGACCGCGTCGACGAGGTCCGCACCACCTTCACCGGGCCCTGCCGCGGCGACCGTTCGCACCAGGGCGCCTGGGAGCGGCCCGCCGGCGCGGAGCGGGTCCTGCTGGTCTCGCTGGGCTCCACGTACACCAAGCAGCCCGCGTTCTACCGCGAGTGCCTCGCCGCCTTCGGTGACCTGCCCGGCTGGCACGTCGTCCTCCAGATCGGCAAGCACGTCGACCCGGCCGAACTCGGAACGGTGCCCGCCAACGTCGAGATCCACCGGTGGGTGCCGCAGGTGTCCGTCCTGGAGCAGGCGGACGCCTTCATCACCCACGCGGGCATGGGCGGTTCGCAGGAGGGCCTCGCCTGCGGCGTGCCGATGGTCGCCGTGCCGCAGGCGGTCGACCAGTTCGGCAACGCCGCGCTCCTGGAGGAGCTGGGGGTCGGCCGGCACGTCCCGGCGGAGCGGGCCGACGCCCGGACCCTGCGGGAGGCCGTGCTCTCGCTGGTGGACGACCCCGAGGTGGCCCGCCGGTCGGCCCGGCTCAAGGCGGAGCTGGCGGCCGAGGGCGGCACGCCGCGCGCGGCGGACCTCGTCGAGGCGGAGCTGGAGCGCGCGGTGTCCGTGTGTAGCTGA
- a CDS encoding phosphotransferase enzyme family protein, whose amino-acid sequence MVDAADAKDTAFTERRARELLAAAAPEVPAADATLLALGENAVFAAGGLVAKVGRDASLRERAAHELRVAGWLAELDVPAVRAAEPVVRETGGHPVTLWHRLPGSVRPAGTRDLAAVLRLVHGLPRPDFALPRRELLGGVERWLRLAGDAVDPADAAYLRERRDGFAAAAAALTPHLTPGPIHGDASPRNVHVGPDGPVLVDLETFSGDLREHDLVVLALSRDRYGLDPRAYDDFVAAYGWDVREWDGCAVLRGARETASCAWVAQHAPGNPAALAEFGRRVASLREGDPAVRWHAF is encoded by the coding sequence GTGGTGGACGCAGCGGACGCGAAGGACACGGCCTTCACCGAGCGCCGGGCGCGCGAACTCCTCGCCGCGGCGGCCCCCGAGGTCCCCGCGGCGGACGCGACGCTCCTCGCCCTCGGCGAGAACGCCGTCTTCGCCGCCGGCGGCCTGGTGGCGAAGGTGGGCCGGGACGCCTCCCTGCGGGAGCGCGCCGCCCATGAACTGCGCGTCGCGGGCTGGCTGGCGGAGCTGGACGTCCCGGCCGTACGGGCGGCCGAGCCCGTGGTCCGGGAGACCGGCGGGCACCCGGTGACGCTCTGGCACCGGCTCCCCGGATCCGTCCGCCCGGCCGGCACCCGGGACCTCGCCGCGGTGCTGCGGCTGGTCCACGGACTGCCCCGGCCGGACTTCGCGCTGCCCCGGCGCGAGCTGCTCGGCGGCGTCGAGCGGTGGCTGCGGCTGGCGGGCGACGCCGTCGACCCCGCCGACGCCGCGTATCTGCGCGAGCGGCGCGACGGCTTCGCGGCGGCGGCCGCCGCGCTGACCCCGCACCTGACCCCGGGTCCGATCCATGGCGACGCCTCGCCGCGCAACGTCCACGTCGGCCCGGACGGCCCGGTCCTGGTCGACCTGGAGACCTTCTCCGGCGACCTGCGCGAGCACGACCTGGTGGTGCTCGCCCTCAGCCGCGACCGGTACGGCCTGGACCCGCGGGCGTACGACGACTTCGTCGCGGCCTACGGGTGGGACGTCCGGGAGTGGGACGGCTGCGCGGTCCTGCGCGGGGCCCGGGAGACGGCGAGCTGCGCGTGGGTCGCCCAGCACGCCCCGGGCAACCCCGCGGCCCTCGCCGAGTTCGGCCGCCGGGTCGCGTCCCTGCGCGAGGGCGACCCGGCGGTCCGCTGGCACGCGTTCTGA
- a CDS encoding zinc metalloprotease: MTENQETGRAGRSPESLLCGTMEVHRRLLDERPEYATARVEVENRAFAYERGDEATARAGVTRIPVVVHVVHRTDAENIGDAQIRSQIDVLNRDYRKRNPDVAGTPAVWQPLTADSRIEFALATRDPAGRPTTGITRTRTATAGFGTDDAVKFTARGGHDAWPADRYLNMWTCVLRRGLLGYAQFPGGPPATDGVVMLHSAFGTTGTATAPYDLGRTATHEVGHWLNLFHIWGDDGTGCSGTDHVADTPNQGGPNFGTPVFPVVSCGNAPDGDMFMNFMDYTEDAAMFMFTQGQAARMDATLDGPRSSFTSAPEPEGPA, translated from the coding sequence GTGACCGAGAACCAGGAGACCGGGCGTGCGGGCAGGTCCCCCGAGAGTCTGCTCTGCGGGACCATGGAGGTCCACCGCCGGCTGCTCGACGAACGGCCCGAATACGCCACCGCCCGCGTGGAGGTGGAGAACCGCGCCTTCGCCTACGAGCGGGGCGACGAGGCCACCGCCCGCGCCGGGGTGACCCGGATCCCCGTCGTCGTCCACGTCGTCCACCGCACCGACGCGGAGAACATCGGCGACGCGCAGATCCGCAGCCAGATCGACGTCCTCAACCGCGACTACCGCAAGCGCAACCCGGACGTCGCCGGGACCCCGGCCGTGTGGCAGCCGCTCACCGCCGACAGCAGGATCGAGTTCGCCCTCGCCACCCGAGACCCCGCCGGGCGTCCCACCACCGGCATCACCCGGACCCGTACCGCGACGGCGGGCTTCGGCACCGACGACGCCGTGAAGTTCACGGCCCGGGGCGGCCACGACGCCTGGCCCGCCGACCGCTACCTGAACATGTGGACGTGTGTGCTGCGCCGTGGCCTCCTGGGCTACGCCCAGTTCCCCGGCGGCCCGCCCGCCACGGACGGGGTGGTCATGCTGCACTCGGCGTTCGGCACGACGGGCACCGCCACCGCCCCCTATGACCTCGGGCGCACCGCCACCCACGAGGTCGGCCACTGGCTGAACCTCTTCCACATCTGGGGCGACGACGGCACCGGATGCAGCGGCACCGACCATGTGGCCGACACCCCCAACCAGGGCGGCCCCAACTTCGGAACCCCCGTCTTCCCGGTCGTCAGCTGCGGCAACGCCCCCGACGGCGACATGTTCATGAATTTCATGGACTACACCGAGGACGCGGCGATGTTCATGTTCACCCAGGGCCAGGCCGCCCGGATGGACGCCACCCTCGACGGCCCGCGCTCCTCCTTCACGAGCGCCCCCGAGCCGGAGGGTCCCGCCTGA
- a CDS encoding 3'-5' exonuclease: protein MGWHQELLIGFDLETTGTDPTEARVVTAAVVETKAGEVIGRREWLADPGVPVPAEAAAVHGVTTERAALGRPAREVVEEIAATLTAHWATGAPVVAYNACFDLSLLAAELRRHGLPSLGERLAESGAAGGETGPVVDPYTIDRAVDRYRKGKRTLEAVCGVYGVALEDAHEAGADALAAVRVALAVAERYPEVAGRDLWELHRDQERWYGEWAASFQGWLRRKGDVGAVIDPRWPLR from the coding sequence ATGGGGTGGCATCAGGAGCTGCTGATCGGATTCGACCTGGAGACGACGGGCACGGACCCCACCGAGGCGCGCGTCGTCACGGCCGCCGTCGTCGAGACCAAGGCCGGAGAGGTCATCGGCCGCCGGGAGTGGCTGGCCGACCCGGGCGTCCCCGTCCCGGCCGAGGCCGCCGCCGTCCATGGCGTCACCACCGAGCGCGCGGCGCTGGGCAGGCCGGCCCGCGAGGTGGTCGAGGAGATAGCGGCCACCCTCACCGCGCACTGGGCCACGGGCGCGCCCGTCGTCGCGTACAACGCCTGCTTCGACCTGTCGCTGCTGGCGGCGGAGCTGCGGCGGCACGGCCTGCCGTCCCTGGGGGAGCGGCTGGCGGAGTCCGGCGCGGCGGGCGGGGAGACGGGCCCGGTCGTCGATCCGTACACGATCGACCGCGCCGTCGACCGCTACCGCAAGGGCAAGCGCACCCTGGAAGCGGTCTGCGGGGTGTACGGCGTGGCGCTGGAAGACGCCCACGAGGCGGGCGCGGACGCCCTCGCGGCGGTCCGGGTCGCCCTCGCGGTCGCCGAGCGGTACCCGGAGGTGGCCGGCCGGGATCTGTGGGAGCTGCACCGGGATCAGGAGCGGTGGTACGGGGAGTGGGCGGCGTCGTTCCAGGGGTGGTTGCGGCGCAAGGGGGATGTGGGGGCGGTGATCGATCCTCGGTGGCCGCTGCGGTGA
- a CDS encoding SAV2148 family HEPN domain-containing protein translates to MSSGGLELPSGDSCPGGDGSADAPPGAVSVARPMEIGAALDWDAEAWGEVRTRARRAGRAYIWLNLVEQRLRAVVAAVLRPVYEPVHGEDEWVVAAAGPAGQEWVQRAVAVREVSRRKGYLLDPADDNVLSFLTLPQLRELLVQHWPCFEPYLDDRRELELALDELEVTRNVVSRNRALSETVLAQAERASARLLNILGGGTGAGAPSADRLPIDAVEDLVGDRYADVVGVHPDRVRLQRQLPVEDLFGSARRLDAVGIGLNLLVQNYSGRRLVRLAESGCRARLLFLNPASSAVRRRERELGIKKGEMSRSVEMNIMHMRRVRDRLRDTAAFEIRVFDETPRFTAYLVNGDGSDGLAVVQSYLRKARGMEAPVLVLRGGGNVLRDNRNPDDGTHGLFETYREEFESVWVDSRPVS, encoded by the coding sequence GTGAGCTCGGGCGGGCTGGAGCTGCCCTCTGGAGACAGTTGTCCCGGGGGAGACGGTTCGGCCGACGCACCACCCGGCGCGGTCTCCGTGGCGCGGCCGATGGAGATCGGCGCGGCACTGGACTGGGACGCCGAGGCGTGGGGAGAGGTACGCACCCGCGCGCGGCGGGCCGGGCGTGCCTACATCTGGCTGAATCTCGTCGAACAACGGCTGCGGGCGGTCGTCGCCGCCGTGCTGCGGCCGGTCTACGAACCGGTCCACGGCGAGGACGAATGGGTGGTCGCCGCGGCCGGGCCGGCCGGCCAGGAATGGGTGCAGCGGGCCGTCGCCGTCCGGGAGGTCAGCCGCCGCAAGGGCTATCTGCTCGACCCGGCCGACGACAACGTCCTCAGCTTCCTCACCCTGCCGCAGCTGCGCGAGCTGCTCGTCCAGCACTGGCCGTGCTTCGAGCCGTACCTGGACGACCGGCGCGAGCTGGAGCTGGCGCTGGACGAGCTGGAGGTCACCCGCAACGTCGTCTCCCGCAACCGCGCGCTGTCCGAGACGGTCCTCGCGCAGGCCGAGCGCGCCTCGGCCCGGCTGCTCAACATCCTCGGCGGCGGCACGGGCGCGGGCGCGCCCTCGGCCGACCGGCTGCCCATCGACGCCGTCGAGGACCTCGTGGGCGACCGCTACGCCGATGTGGTGGGCGTCCACCCCGACCGGGTGCGCCTCCAGCGGCAGCTGCCCGTGGAGGACCTCTTCGGCAGCGCCCGCCGCCTCGACGCGGTGGGCATAGGCCTGAACCTCCTCGTGCAGAACTACTCGGGCCGGCGGCTCGTCCGCCTCGCCGAGTCCGGCTGCCGGGCCCGGCTGCTCTTCCTCAACCCCGCCAGCAGCGCCGTGCGGCGGCGCGAGCGGGAACTGGGGATCAAGAAGGGCGAGATGAGCCGGTCCGTCGAGATGAACATCATGCACATGCGGCGGGTGCGGGACCGGCTGCGGGACACCGCGGCCTTCGAGATCCGCGTCTTCGACGAGACGCCGCGCTTCACCGCCTACCTGGTCAACGGCGACGGCTCGGACGGCCTGGCGGTCGTCCAGTCCTACCTGCGCAAGGCCCGGGGCATGGAGGCCCCCGTGCTGGTGCTCCGGGGCGGCGGCAACGTCCTGCGGGACAACCGGAACCCCGATGACGGCACGCACGGGCTCTTCGAGACCTACCGCGAGGAGTTCGAGAGCGTCTGGGTGGACTCGCGGCCGGTCTCCTGA
- the glgX gene encoding glycogen debranching protein GlgX, whose protein sequence is MQVWPGQAYPLGATYDGAGTNFAVFSEAAERIELCLLHDDGSETAVELRESDAFVRHAYLPGIMPGQRYGFRAHGPYEPERGHRCNSAKLLLDPYARAVSGEVDWGEAVYGYHFGRPEKRNDMDSAPHMMTSVVVNPYFDWGDDRPPRTDYHRTVIYEAHVKGLTMRHPALPEEIRGTYAALAHPAVIEHLTELGVTAIELMPVHQFVHDHRLVDAGMANYWGYNTIGFFAPHNAYASWGDRGQQVLEFKSAVRALHAAGIEVILDVVYNHTAEGSHLGPTLSFRGLDNASYYRLAEDPRYYMDTTGTGNSLLMRSPHVLQLIMDSLRYWVTEMRVDGFRFDLAATLARQFHEVDRLSSFFDLVQQDPVVSQVKLIAEPWDVGEGGYQVGNFPPLWAEWNGKFRDTSRDLWRGEPATLAEFGSRLTGSSDLYQGDGRRPLASINFVTCHDGFTLHDLVSYNDKRNAANGEQNRDGESHNRSWNCGAEGETDDAGVLDLRERQMRNFIATLMVSQGVPMLSHGDEFARTQLGNNNAYCQDNEISWVRWPHPSDGSTARARRMLEFTRAMVWLRRDHPVFRRRRFFHGRPVQGTHDELSDIAWFTHEGDEMRERDWHASHAKSLTVFLNGGAISEPGPRGEPIVDDSFLLMFNAHDAPLDFVVPVDHGRQWQVVVDTARPHGVETDGPKVQAGDRLTLTDRSLTVLQRPA, encoded by the coding sequence ATGCAGGTCTGGCCGGGACAGGCGTACCCCCTCGGCGCCACCTACGACGGCGCCGGCACCAACTTCGCGGTCTTCTCCGAGGCCGCCGAGCGGATCGAGCTGTGCCTGCTGCACGACGACGGCTCGGAGACGGCGGTGGAGCTCCGCGAGAGCGACGCGTTCGTGCGGCACGCCTATCTGCCGGGCATCATGCCCGGTCAGCGCTACGGCTTCCGGGCGCACGGCCCGTACGAGCCGGAGCGCGGGCACCGCTGCAACTCCGCCAAGCTGCTGCTCGATCCGTACGCGCGGGCGGTGAGCGGGGAGGTCGACTGGGGCGAGGCGGTCTACGGCTACCACTTCGGGCGGCCGGAGAAGCGCAATGACATGGACTCGGCACCGCACATGATGACGTCGGTGGTGGTCAATCCGTACTTCGACTGGGGCGACGACCGGCCGCCGCGTACGGACTACCACCGGACGGTCATCTACGAGGCCCATGTGAAGGGCCTGACGATGCGCCACCCGGCGCTGCCGGAGGAGATCCGGGGGACGTACGCGGCCCTGGCGCACCCGGCGGTCATCGAGCACCTGACCGAGCTGGGCGTGACGGCGATCGAGCTGATGCCGGTCCATCAGTTCGTGCACGACCACCGGCTGGTGGACGCGGGGATGGCCAACTACTGGGGCTACAACACCATCGGGTTCTTCGCCCCGCACAACGCCTACGCCTCCTGGGGCGACCGCGGCCAGCAGGTGCTGGAGTTCAAGTCGGCCGTGCGGGCGCTGCACGCGGCGGGCATCGAGGTCATTCTGGATGTGGTCTACAACCACACGGCGGAGGGCAGCCATCTGGGGCCGACGCTCTCCTTCCGGGGTCTGGACAACGCCTCGTACTACCGGCTCGCGGAGGACCCGCGCTATTACATGGACACGACCGGCACCGGCAATTCCCTGCTGATGCGCAGCCCGCACGTGCTCCAGCTGATCATGGACTCGCTGCGCTACTGGGTGACCGAGATGCGGGTGGACGGCTTCCGCTTCGATCTGGCGGCGACGCTGGCCCGGCAGTTCCACGAGGTGGACCGGCTGTCGTCGTTCTTCGACCTGGTGCAGCAGGACCCGGTCGTCAGCCAGGTGAAGCTGATCGCCGAGCCGTGGGACGTCGGCGAGGGCGGCTACCAGGTGGGGAATTTTCCGCCGTTGTGGGCCGAATGGAACGGCAAATTTCGGGACACGTCCCGGGACCTCTGGCGCGGCGAGCCCGCGACCCTGGCCGAGTTCGGGTCCCGGCTGACCGGCTCCTCCGACCTCTACCAGGGCGACGGCAGGCGCCCCCTGGCCTCCATCAACTTCGTCACCTGCCACGACGGCTTCACCCTGCACGACCTGGTCTCGTACAACGACAAGCGCAACGCCGCCAACGGCGAGCAGAACCGTGACGGCGAGAGCCACAACCGCTCCTGGAACTGCGGGGCGGAGGGCGAGACCGACGACGCCGGGGTGCTCGACCTGCGGGAACGTCAGATGCGCAACTTCATCGCCACCCTGATGGTGTCTCAGGGCGTGCCGATGCTCAGCCACGGCGACGAGTTCGCGCGCACCCAGCTCGGCAACAACAACGCCTACTGTCAGGACAACGAGATCTCCTGGGTGCGCTGGCCGCACCCCTCCGACGGCTCCACCGCCCGCGCGCGCCGGATGCTGGAGTTCACCCGGGCCATGGTCTGGCTCCGCCGGGACCACCCCGTCTTCCGGCGCCGGCGCTTCTTCCACGGCCGCCCGGTGCAGGGCACGCACGACGAGCTCTCGGACATCGCGTGGTTCACCCATGAGGGGGACGAGATGCGCGAGCGCGACTGGCACGCCTCGCACGCCAAATCGCTGACGGTCTTCCTCAACGGCGGCGCGATCTCCGAGCCGGGCCCGCGCGGCGAGCCGATCGTCGACGACTCGTTCCTGCTGATGTTCAACGCGCACGACGCCCCGCTGGACTTCGTGGTGCCCGTGGACCACGGCCGGCAGTGGCAGGTCGTGGTGGACACCGCCCGCCCGCACGGCGTGGAGACCGACGGGCCCAAGGTCCAGGCCGGTGACCGGCTGACGCTGACGGACCGCAGCCTGACGGTGTTGCAGCGCCCGGCGTAG
- the treY gene encoding malto-oligosyltrehalose synthase, with product MTPDTAAPPTATYRLQLQPGFPFRAAERAVPHLAALGVSHLHLSPVLEAVPGSSHGYDVTDHSAVRAELGGEEGLRALSRTARAHGLGLILDIVPNHMAVPACLRLNGPLWRVLRDGPASPYARWFDIDWSEHGGKVLLPVLAGRLGDELAHFRVEPGAASPGGADGSGVLRYRDHVLPLRPGSERLPLPELLDAQWYRPAWWRLARTELNYRRFFTVSQLIAVRVEDPEVFDATHAKVVQLLREGVLDGLRVDHPDGLADPAGYLRRLAGATGGRWTVVEKILSGDERLPAGWQVAGTTGYDALRHLDGLFVDPEGAAELGARYRAFTGLPPDRGGDWPATQRRAAYKVITHELAAEVERLVRGAGRLCEISLPLRDHAPWALRTALREILVRLPVYRPYAVPGKPVAPVDATLLDQAAQGARTAFAVPEEALVVETVRDAALGRLGAGPEHRDFCARFAQTASALRAKSVEDTAFYRHAPLLSATEVGGVPDRPAVPPADFHAYCARIQRDWPATGTVLSTHDTKRSADLRARIAALSEFPHRWGELMDRVAGPSGGGAYEAAAPDPHVAWLAWQSVFGLGSADPERLAPALLKSVREAGLRTTWTEPDAAYEAAVEAYAAAGPCGPAHAELGPLEEALAPAVRANTLGAALLHLTMPGVPEVYMGTERLRTALVDPDNRRVPDFPGAEPTGLSAEKLRLTGVALRLRRAHPEWFGADGSYTPLAALGPAAGHCVAFVRSGAAVSVATRLRGRLEEAGGWRGTALELPGGGRWRELLTDRAVAGRVELAELLDVYPVALLVRG from the coding sequence ATGACGCCCGACACCGCCGCGCCGCCGACCGCCACCTACCGGCTCCAGCTCCAGCCCGGCTTCCCCTTCCGGGCAGCCGAGCGGGCAGTGCCCCACCTCGCCGCCCTCGGGGTGTCGCACCTGCACCTGTCCCCCGTCCTGGAGGCCGTGCCGGGCTCCAGCCACGGCTACGACGTGACCGACCACTCGGCCGTAAGGGCGGAGCTGGGCGGCGAGGAGGGCCTGCGGGCGCTGTCCCGGACCGCCCGGGCGCACGGGCTCGGGCTGATCCTCGACATCGTCCCGAACCACATGGCGGTCCCCGCCTGCCTGCGGCTCAACGGCCCGCTGTGGCGGGTGCTGCGCGACGGGCCGGCCTCCCCGTACGCCCGCTGGTTCGACATCGACTGGTCGGAGCACGGCGGGAAGGTGCTGCTGCCGGTGCTGGCCGGGCGGCTGGGCGACGAGCTCGCGCACTTCCGGGTGGAACCGGGCGCCGCCTCCCCGGGCGGCGCGGACGGCAGCGGCGTCCTGCGCTACCGCGACCATGTCCTGCCGCTGCGGCCCGGCTCCGAGCGGCTGCCGCTGCCCGAGCTGCTGGACGCCCAGTGGTACCGGCCGGCGTGGTGGCGGCTGGCCCGGACGGAGCTGAACTACCGGCGCTTCTTCACCGTCTCCCAGCTGATCGCGGTCCGCGTGGAGGACCCCGAGGTCTTCGACGCCACCCACGCGAAGGTGGTCCAGCTGCTGCGCGAGGGCGTGCTCGACGGGCTGCGCGTCGACCACCCCGACGGGCTCGCCGACCCGGCCGGCTACCTGCGCCGGCTCGCCGGCGCCACCGGGGGCCGCTGGACGGTGGTGGAGAAGATCCTCAGCGGGGACGAGCGGCTGCCCGCGGGCTGGCAGGTGGCCGGGACGACCGGCTACGACGCCCTGCGCCACCTCGACGGCCTGTTCGTCGACCCGGAGGGCGCCGCCGAGCTGGGCGCCCGCTACCGCGCCTTCACCGGCCTGCCGCCCGACCGGGGCGGCGACTGGCCCGCGACGCAGCGCCGCGCCGCGTACAAGGTGATCACCCATGAGCTCGCCGCCGAGGTCGAACGGCTGGTGCGCGGCGCCGGGCGGCTCTGCGAGATCTCGCTGCCGCTGCGCGACCACGCCCCCTGGGCGCTGCGCACCGCGCTGCGCGAGATCCTCGTCCGGCTGCCCGTCTACCGGCCCTACGCCGTCCCCGGGAAGCCGGTCGCCCCCGTGGACGCCACGCTGCTGGACCAGGCCGCCCAGGGGGCGCGTACGGCCTTCGCCGTGCCGGAGGAGGCCCTGGTGGTCGAGACGGTCCGGGACGCCGCCCTGGGCCGCCTGGGGGCCGGGCCGGAGCACCGGGACTTCTGCGCCCGGTTCGCCCAGACCGCGTCCGCGCTGCGCGCGAAGTCCGTGGAGGACACCGCCTTCTACCGGCACGCTCCCCTGCTGTCGGCCACGGAGGTCGGCGGCGTCCCGGACCGGCCCGCGGTGCCGCCCGCCGACTTCCACGCCTACTGCGCCCGGATCCAGCGCGACTGGCCGGCCACCGGCACGGTCCTGTCCACCCACGACACCAAGCGCAGCGCGGACCTGAGGGCCCGGATCGCCGCCCTGAGCGAATTCCCGCACCGGTGGGGCGAGCTCATGGACCGGGTGGCGGGACCGTCCGGCGGCGGGGCGTACGAGGCCGCCGCGCCGGACCCGCACGTGGCGTGGCTGGCCTGGCAGAGCGTCTTCGGGCTCGGCTCCGCCGATCCGGAGCGGCTGGCCCCGGCGCTGCTGAAGAGCGTCCGGGAGGCCGGGCTGCGCACCACGTGGACGGAGCCGGACGCCGCGTACGAGGCGGCGGTGGAGGCGTACGCGGCGGCGGGGCCGTGCGGTCCGGCGCACGCGGAGCTCGGGCCGCTGGAGGAGGCCCTGGCCCCGGCGGTACGGGCCAACACGCTGGGCGCGGCGCTGCTGCACCTGACCATGCCGGGCGTGCCGGAGGTGTACATGGGCACCGAGCGCCTGCGCACCGCCCTGGTGGACCCCGACAACCGGAGGGTGCCGGACTTCCCCGGCGCCGAGCCGACCGGCCTGTCCGCCGAGAAGCTGCGGCTCACGGGGGTCGCGCTGCGGCTGCGCCGGGCGCACCCCGAGTGGTTCGGCGCCGACGGCTCGTACACCCCGCTGGCCGCCCTCGGCCCGGCCGCCGGGCACTGCGTGGCCTTCGTCCGGTCCGGCGCGGCCGTCTCCGTCGCGACACGGCTGCGCGGGCGGCTCGAGGAGGCGGGCGGCTGGCGGGGGACGGCCCTGGAGCTGCCGGGCGGCGGCCGCTGGCGGGAGCTGCTGACGGACCGCGCCGTGGCGGGGCGGGTGGAACTGGCGGAGCTGCTGGACGTCTATCCGGTGGCGCTGCTGGTGCGCGGCTGA